The segment TGGTGGTGATAACAATAACGATAACGGTGAAGATGACAACGATATGAACTTGAGCGATCACGCATTTTCCCAAGATGGGGTGTCGGAAATTTTTAACGAAATTAAATTGGATGAGGGATTATACGGAGCGCTTGagtatttaaaaacaaaaggagaatTAAATATGGAAGAGAAAATATATCGAAATCCGGAGAACAGACCGTTGCATATGTCCACGTCAAAGCATGACATAAAGTTGGACTACAAGAACGACTCGGGTAAAGTGATGACGCCAAAGGAGACGTTTCGGTATATTTCTTGGATTTTTCATGGGAAGAaacaggggaaaaacaaaatggagaagaaaatgaggaggatgGAGATCGAGCGCCGCTTTAAGGAGGACCCCATGGGTTCCCTTCCCACGCTCAACGTTCTGAAGAAGGTGCAGCAGGTCCAAAAGAAGTCGTACTTCACCCTGTCGAGTAATAACTGACTGGGGGGAGATGAggagaaggggagaagcgcaGTGTTGCTGAAGTGCGGAAGCGGAGGGGCGACGTAGCCATTCTTACACGTGGAACCGTTCTGCACGCACACGCCGAACGTTTTCCCTTTCCAAACTCCCCCGTCCATGACCCCTCATTCTTCGCCCATTTGTGCAGAATGCTGCTGTTATGCTGCTGTTATGCTGCGTTGTTACGCCACTTTCCCCCCTTGTGAGCCTCCCCACCAGAAAGACGCACTTCTCCCACTTTGTGTCGATTGTTTGTCCTTGCCTCAACCGCGCCGTTGCACACACCATTGCGtcaatttttgttcatccatttttttccccatttttgcacacatttggctattttttttttttttttttttttttttttccgttttggctgtttgttcatatttttttcgaagcgATTTTCGCGCGgctcccattttttagtGCCCCCTTGTGTGCGTACAGACATGTACCCCTGTATTTGCATACGCACGTATGTGCCTATTTTTCCGTATTTACGTAAAAACCTACCCATTTTTAGGTAAATcgttaaaaagaagaaaaaaaaaaaaacataactaCAAAGTTGCGCGATGTTTAAAAGGGCATCGTTACAACGTCGCATTAAATTAGGAAAAAACGTCCCCGTGGCCACGACATGTACGACATTTGCGTGGTTCGTTTGGGGGCGAACACAAGGAATGTgctctctctccccccctttgcttcACCCTGGTTACTCATCTCGCCCGTCAtgccttcttcctcttttcctGGATGTACCTATCCAGCTTTTCGTTAAACTTCTTGCATATGCTTATTTGTTCAAAGAGGTGAATTAGCAGCGGCTTGCCCATGATAAGCACACTGTTGTACTCCTCCTGGaggggtgtgtgtgtggaaaaaaaaggggaagtgggACCCAGTGGACAGCATTCGTTCGGGGTGTACCAAATGGGCCTTAACCAATTCGACCTCACTCTTCCCGTTTTGTGcagcacacacacaaacataaaaaaaagaaaagaaaagctaGCTTATAATCTGCCCGTGTTGGGGCATCGCGCAGGCTTACCTGCTTGGCTTGTATCTCCTCTTTAATTTTGGACAAATTTTGCAGGATCTTGTTCCGCTTCGCCTGCTCCGGAATGCACGACGTGTAGAACAAGTTCAGCAAATAGTTCACTTTCACGTGGTAGTCCTTCACAATGTCGAGGATGTGCTGCTCGTACTCGATCGTGCCTATCAGCATGGACTGGTTGCTCTGGCACTTCTTCGTGTTGGAGACAAACAGGAGTCtccctgcgggggggaagtgAGGAAGTAGGGAGGAAATAGGGAGGACACATGGAGAAAATACGGAAGAAATACGGAAAAAATACGGAGAAAATACGGAAAAAATACGGAAAAAATACGGAGAAAATACGGAAGAAATACGGAGAAAATACGGAGAAAACAcggaggaacaaaatgggaaaacttttcccttttggcgACGCATTGGCCAACAGATTGCGCCAATCCGCTAACTCGAGCCGCTCCCAGGAAACCCACCTATGTTGTACAAGTCGGAGTAGTTCTTCCTGCCGGTGTGCTGCTTAAAAGTGTTGAGCTGGTCCAGGAGAGTAgcaaatttttgatttagGCGATCCGCAAGCTGAGCCGACTCTTCATTATCTGCCTCACTATCACAGgggtttgttttttttttttcgatttgaAATTgcaactcttttttttccttcatggGATTCAAATCTGTGTCCTCAATTCTGTTTTTCAAATCTTCATAAAAAGTATCGAAGGTAAATTTTCTGTCCTTTATCATCCCAATGCagtaattattaaatttgttaattagGAGATTGTGAGAGTTGCTCCCTTTGGAATATCTCTCATTTGTGAATAGTCCAAACCCCTGCGCACTTTCTTCATTAAAATAGTAGTTGTTGTTAAaaaggatgtttttttttttgtacgatTTGGTAGACAAGTATTCCtttaaaatgcatttttccaATGTCCCTTTTATGTCTTGATTTGGATTATCCATGTCGTATGATAAGGACAGATTTCTGTAATATGTGTtatcttcctcctccccatcatcatcatcatcatcatcatccgTGGTACGGGTTACATCCCTCCGGTCATCTGTCCTATCCCCAGCTGTATCCGTACCAACCCCTGCTGCTCTATTCTGTTGGTCACCCTTAATggagaagaaatttttattccccattatgtccttttcatttttatcgtaAAAGAATAAGTGGCTATATTTgttgttaaaaaggaagaaccaaAATTTGCTTTCACTCAGGATATTATTGGCCATGTAATAATCGTACAGCTTCTTCAACTCTTTGTTCTCTGATAGAATCACTCTACTTATTTGTTTGTTGATTTCGACGCTTTtggccattttttgttcctccgtTATGAATAAGGGTTCCTTGAGAATTCCCTCCTCTGCACTGGAGCTGATATTTCTATACTCATATATGTCGCTTTTGTggattttgtaaaattctttttctgttAGTATGTTGTTTTGGATACACATTTGGTACAGGCTCTTCAGTTGTGCGTCTGTCTCGAACATTTTGTGCAGGCTGATTAGTGACTCATTTTCCTTTGCGTTATCTTCTGATAGACCGCTTCGCTCGTTATGGTCATTGTCCTCACTTTGGCtactctccccatttttgtcactCCTATGATCGCGTGTCCTTATGACAGAGTCCCCTTTAGTTGCTATGTCTTTGTCCTCCCCGAAAGGTTCAtcgtttgcattttttacaaaatgggaggGGGCACTTTGATTTGTGGGAATATGTTCTATACTAACATGATCGATAGGTTGATCCCCTTTTTGATCTTCTGCGATTCCTTTGGATTCAGATTTTGTGAGTGCCCCAAAGGACTCCTCATATACTTTGTATTGGTCTCTAATTAAGTGCAAGTTAAACTCTATGTAGATGTGATTCTTTATGTTGTCCTTATTGAGCGTGTTGATAATCTGACATATATTGCTATTGTCTCGATCATAGAAGAActcaaaaatgaaggactCCGTGTGGTTATAGTCATGAAaacagaaattatttttcttgttcgtTATGGCAAATGTGAATCgggttttacttttttttttggacttTTCCGTTTTCTTCCAACTGAATATACATAGCTTTAAATCAATATCATCAATAAGGAAAAGGGAGTTGCTTTGggtcttttcctttttcgtatGCTCAGAGATATACACCAGGTATCTGTTTGTAACGTACAGCTCCCCCTTCCCGTTATTGTACAGCACTTCGCACGAGGCATggactttttcttcctccatggGGGAAGGGTGGTTTGTCTGCTGAGCGCCTGCCTATTTTTTGGTGTTCCTTTGGAGCGGCCTTCCCCTGTGGGGCGACATCCACCTGGCgctttgccgttttgccgttttgccgctttgccgctttgccgttttgccgttttgccgttttgccgctttgccgttttgccgttttgccactttgcccgttttgccgctttaccactttaccgcttcaccgcttcaccgcttcaccgctttgcTAGCCCAAATCGGTCTTCCCTGGAGCCGGCAAAAAGAGCGTGGCAGGGTAGTACTCGCACAGAAAAAACTGCCAGCTTAGCAGCTACTTCTCCGcaatttttcaaacaaaTAGGTGCACAACACGAGGGTAAAACATGCATCCCCTTGGTATGgctcaaaaagggggacaactCGAACAAACCCCTACGCACGTGCCGAAGTGAGCACGTTGTGTTGAGTGCGGGGTCCCATTTGCGCGACACAGGAGGaatccataaaaaaagggggaaagagatcattcgctttttttcttttttttttttttttttttctttttttctcttcttccttatttgttctaatttttcttacctttttttttcattccatttgatggcgtttttatttttactgtagtttagggttcaaatggggacaaaaaaaaggttgacAAACAGcgccgaaaaaaaaaagggggaaggcgGAAGGGCATAAATGTCGCTcccaaaaaggagcaaaatgggaaaaaaaaaggaaaaaaaaaagaaaaagaaactccttttttgagtTTCTCCTCCACGGAAGTAAACACTTGCGGGATAAAATACCACAAAAGGGGTTGAGAGGAGATACCCATTCAGAggggccatttttttgcaggtGGATGCTGTTGCGATGGCCCCCCGGCGCAGGCAAAAAGGTCAGTCCTCATTATCATTGCAGTCGAACTTCCTCCTGATGGTGAAACTGGAAGGCGCGTTTTTATATTCTATATTTTCCACCTTCTTATGAGCCACGAGCAGGTGTTTGCTTTTGCTGACAGCCTTTTCGTGAAACGATCTCCACTGCTGCGTTTTATTTGTATACTCTTTATTTATcaattcacttttttgtttttttttgagagctattctttttttcttttttctcatttgaaCTTTTAAAGAGTCGTTTTCCTTTACGATTAAATTTTCAGGAATTTTATAGCCTGCGGGGGTGACTAtttctttcacttttttttttttttaattctgaCCTGGTCGTTCTTTACGTACTCGCTTGTGTTGTATCCGATGTAGTTGACGAGGAACGAGTCACCCATGCTCTTCGAGACGATGCAGTCGTACCAGAGGCTgcacgggggggggaagcgaaacGGGGAGAGCAATTAGGGGTGTAATTAGGAGTGTCATTAGGGGTGTAATTAGCAGTATCATTAGGGGTCTAATTAGGAGTGTCATTAGGAGCGGATGGTTAGTCGCTCGGTTGGGGCACTCAACAGGTTGACCCCCACTCACGCTCAACGCGTTGAATATGCCTCTTTctcgcaaaagggggaagaacgGTAATTGCCTCGTTATGGAGgtgaccccttttttttttggcaaccccgcttctcccccttttaatgCCCCGTTTTTCTTACCCGTCCTTCTTGTAGAGGGCCTGGAACTGGTTGTTCTCCGCGAGAGCAGACTCCGTGAGTACCTCGTTCATGAGGACGTATTTTGGAGGAATCATAATCTGCTCATTgttttcaaatatatttattaacagTTGTTCTATGTCATTTTCTTTAACGACGTTTTGGATCAGTCCATAgacttttttgctttcataGATGAAGCTACATGTTCTCCCAATGACTGCACTTGCTTCGTTTGTGGCACCTTGGTTTGCATCCTCTGCGGGTTCTTTCTCCAAGCTCGGTTCATGTGAGTCTCCTTCCGCTTCGTCTAAAAAGGGGTTgttccaaaaagggggaaaaaaaaaataaaataaaataaagtaataaTATGGGTGACACCATTCTCTGTGCATCATCTTTGTGTAAGCAACTGCTTGGGGTTAGACTTTCTCAGCAGCGCTCCCCATGGGGGGTGGGGAGGCATGTACACATAACATAATGCAATGTAACATAATGTAATGTCGTGTAATGTGCTCCCCCTATTTGCCTCCTACTCACTTTGCTTTTTGTAACTAATCAAATCGAGAGTCAAATTTATGACCTCGAGCATGTCACATTCTAATTTCCTCAGATTCTTAATTTGTTCGTCTTCTTCTCCGATGgcctgttcatatttttttatttcatctcGTACCAAGGCTAGCTGTTTTTCATACTCCGTTATTTTGCCCTAcaatgggggggaaaaaaagaggacagTTGCATTGGCGGGATAAGCGTGTAAAAGGGTGTAACCACGTGAAGCCACGTATAACCACGTGAAACCAAGTGTAACCACGTGAAATCACGCATAACCACGTATAACCACGTGAAACCACGCCGTCCTATGGGTGCGAATCTCGTCGACGGAAACGTACCTCTAACCCCTCCAACGTTTCGTTAAATTCCTCCATCTCATTTGTTGGGGTAGATTCTCTAGGGGGatatcaaaaaggaaagtggGGAGTTATTACGATGAGCTcgcgagggggagggggaagaaacatCTACGTAAGTATAGGCGGGAGGATGATATACGTAGTAACGGCAAACGATTCCTTTGCTGTCGCTAAAGGTCGATAATGCAGAAGGGATCAACAGATTGTTTGCTCTTCTCGAACCATAACCCGTTTCGTACAAAACCTCCGCCGCTCTGCCTCCGCCGCTCTGCCTTCTCCGCTCTACCCTCGCCGCTCTACCTTCGCCTCTAATTCGAAGGCGACCCTTTTCTTCTCGCAAAAGCTTCAACCTATAGTTCATGGGCCATAGCGCAAacgatacattttttttaatcttgcCCTGTTCGGGTTTGCTTCAAACATCGAAAGCGgggcgcaaaaaatataaaattaaataaaaaaaggagtaaaggGATAAAAGGAGCCAAGCGGAATGGAAGAAGCGGCAAGATGGGGAAAATTATTTgcgggagaaaaaaacggggaaTTTTGGGAAGCGGAAAAATGCGCACAATTTTGGGAAGCGGAAAAATGGGTATAATTTTCGACGCggaaaagaggggaaaaaaattccaaatggtaaaaaaaaaaaaaaNNNNNNNNNNNNNNNNNNNNNNNNNNNNNNNNNNNNNNNNNNNNNNNNNNNNNNNNNNNNNNNNNNNNNNNNNNNNNNNNNNNNNNNNNNNNNNNNNNNNNNNNNNNNNNNNNNNNNNNNNNNNNNNNNNNNNNNNNNNNNNNNNNNNNNNNNNNNNNNNNNNNNNNNNNNNNNNNNNNNNNNNNNNNNNNNNNNNNNNNNNNNNNNNNNNNNNNNNNNNNNNNNNNNNNNNNNNNNNNNNNNNNNNNNNNNNNNNNNNNNNNNNNNNNNNNNNNNNNNNNNNNNNNNNNNNNNNNNNNNNNNNNNNNNNNNNNNNNNNNNNNNNNNNNNNNNNNNNNNNNNNNNNNNNNNNNNNNNNNNNNNNNNNNNNNNNNNNNNNNNNNNNNNNNNTTTTCCCTCCCCATTcgtattttcctttttgtgcaaaacGCGGTCAACGGATCTGAATaggtagtaaaaaaaaaaaaaaaaaaaaaaaaaagacatggAGGCGACAATTCGTGGTCGCGGTAACCACCAGGGGTCTCATGTTCGCACACAGGAAGAGGcacccaaatgggaaaacatGCAAACAACAAAGGAAATGCAAAGCTTGGGGAGGTATATGTCATAATTCTGCCTGATCGCTGTTCATATGTCTATCCTTTTCGTCAGGTTGGCCACCATCAGTTTTTCATTCCCGCGCGGCAGGCACAGTCGCTGCATTTGTACCA is part of the Plasmodium cynomolgi strain B DNA, chromosome 8, whole genome shotgun sequence genome and harbors:
- a CDS encoding hypothetical protein (putative), translated to MNYRLKLLREEKGRLRIRGEESTPTNEMEEFNETLEGLEGKITEYEKQLALVRDEIKKYEQAIGEEDEQIKNLRKLECDMLEVINLTLDLISYKKQNEAEGDSHEPSLEKEPAEDANQGATNEASAVIGRTCSFIYESKKVYGLIQNVVKENDIEQLLINIFENNEQIMIPPKYVLMNEVLTESALAENNQFQALYKKDGLWYDCIVSKSMGDSFLVNYIGYNTSEYVKNDQENDSLKVQMRKKKKRIALKKKQKSELINKEYTNKTQQWRSFHEKAVSKSKHLLVAHKKVENIEYKNAPSSFTIRRKFDCNDNED
- a CDS encoding hypothetical protein (putative), which produces MEEEKVHASCEVLYNNGKGELYVTNRYLVYISEHTKKEKTQSNSLFLIDDIDLKLCIFSWKKTEKSKKKSKTRFTFAITNKKNNFCFHDYNHTESFIFEFFYDRDNSNICQIINTLNKDNIKNHIYIEFNLHLIRDQYKVYEESFGALTKSESKGIAEDQKGDQPIDHVSIEHIPTNQSAPSHFVKNANDEPFGEDKDIATKGDSVIRTRDHRSDKNGESSQSEDNDHNERSGLSEDNAKENESLISLHKMFETDAQLKSLYQMCIQNNILTEKEFYKIHKSDIYEYRNISSSAEEGILKEPLFITEEQKMAKSVEINKQISRVILSENKELKKLYDYYMANNILSESKFWFFLFNNKYSHLFFYDKNEKDIMGNKNFFSIKGDQQNRAAGVGTDTAGDRTDDRRDVTRTTDDDDDDDDGEEEDNTYYRNLSLSYDMDNPNQDIKGTLEKCILKEYLSTKSYKKKNILFNNNYYFNEESAQGFGLFTNERYSKGSNSHNLLINKFNNYCIGMIKDRKFTFDTFYEDLKNRIEDTDLNPMKEKKELQFQIEKKKTNPCDSEADNEESAQLADRLNQKFATLLDQLNTFKQHTGRKNYSDLYNIGGFPGSGSRRLLFVSNTKKCQSNQSMLIGTIEYEQHILDIVKDYHVKVNYLLNLFYTSCIPEQAKRNKILQNLSKIKEEIQAKQEEYNSVLIMGKPLLIHLFEQISICKKFNEKLDRYIQEKRKKA